Genomic DNA from Pistricoccus aurantiacus:
GACGACGGTATCGGTATCGAAAACGTGACCTCGCCCCCCATGCATTACGGCCTGGTGATCATGCGCGACCGGGCCCAGACCCTGGGCGGCGAGATAACACTTGGCCATCGCGCCGCTGGGGGCACCTTGGTCACGCTGACCTTCACGCCCCAGACCGCGAGGCTGATCGCTCGCCAGCCGGCTCGGGAACCTACCGCCGTCGCCACCATGACCACCCACGGGAACAGAGAGCAAGCACCATGAATCATTCAGCCTCGGAGACCCCCGCCACCTTGATGATCATCGACGACCATCCGCTGCTGCGTCGCGGAGTCGCCCAGCTGCTGGAGCTCGAGGACGACCTGAAACTGCTGGCGGAGACCGGCGATCCCGAAGAGGGGCTGCGCCTGGCGGCGGAGCTGGATCCGGACATGATCCTCTTGGATCTCAATATGCCGGGCATGAATGGCATCGAGACCCTGAAGCGCTTGCGCGAGGCGGATTTCGCCGGACGCGTGGTGATGTTCACGGTCTCGGATCATGAAGAGGACGTGGTCGCCGCCCTGCGCGCCGGTGCCGATGGCTATCTGCTCAAGGACATGGACCCGGACGAGATGGTGCGCCAGATACGTCAGGCAGGCCTGGGACGCATGGTGATCAGCGAGAGTCTCACTGCCCTGCTCGCCGAGGCGCTGCGCAATCAGCGCAGCAAGCCCGCCGCCCCGGATGTGCACAGTCTGACCCAGCGAGAGCGGGAGATTCTGCGCGAGCTGGCCGGGGGGCTTTCCAACAAGCTGATCGCCCGCAAGCTCGACATCACCGAAGGCACCGTCAAGGTCCACGTCAAGCATCTGCTCAAGAAGCTCAATCTGCGCTCCCGAGTGGAGGCGGCGGTCTGGGCGGTGCAGGCGGGCATCGACGGTTGAAGGCTACGCTATCTAGCCATGGTTATCGTGGATACCTCTAAAAAGCATTGCTTCCGCGGAAGACGCGAAACCTGGTGAAGCATCGAGCAAAAAACGCTTTGCCAACAAGCAGATGAAATACATCTTAGTCTATCCCTAAAGTGGTATCTGTCTGCTTTTACAGTCTTTTTCGTCAGTTCCCCCGCTTGCGCATAGGGCGTATCTTTCGCCCCAAAGCCTTGCTCTTGATCTTGCTCAAGATACGACCCTTGTTCAAGACACGGCGGGGCATCTTTGCAAGCTCAGCGATAGGGGGAAACCATGACCGGAAAGAATCTGGAACTCGAGCGCGAAAGCGCTTCGAGCGGCGGCTTGAAGCGCGCCAATGCCGATATCGAGCACTGGGATGTCGAAGACGAAAGCTTCTGGCAGAGCCAAGGCAATAAGATCGCCACCCGCAATCTGTGGATCTCGATTCCCAGCCTGCTGATGGGTTTCGCGGTCTGGTTGATGTGGGGCATGATCACTACCCAGATGCGCAACCTGGGCTTCGACTTCACGGTGGATCAGCTTTTCACCCTGACCGCCATCGCTGGTCTCGCCGGTGCCACCCTGCGCATTCCCGCCTCCTTCATGATCCGCATCGCTGGCGGACGCAACACCATCTTCCTGACGACCGCCCTGCTGATGATACCGGCGCTGGGCACCGGCATCGCGCTGATGAACCCCGAAACACCGTTATGGATCTTTCAGGCCCTGGCGCTGCTCTCCGGCATCGGCGGCGGCAACTTCGCCTGCTCCATGAGCAACATCTCGACCTTCTATCCCAAGAAGCAGCAGGGCTACGCCCTGGGCATGAACGCGGGGCTGGGCAACTTCGGCGTCACCACCATGCAGATTCTGATTCCGCTGGTGATGACCGTGGGCCTGTTCGGCGCCCTGGCAGGTGATCCCATGGAACTGACCCGGGCCAGCGGTACCCTGATCGGACGTATCGAAGCCGGCACCGACACCTGGATCCAGAACGCCGGCTTCATCTGGCTGGTATTCCTGATTCCGCTGGCCTTCGCCGGCTGGTTCGGCATGAACAACCTGCGTACCGTCACGCCGCATCCCGGCACGCCGGCCGCCGCCTTCGGCAAGATCCTGGGGCTGTACGCGCTGGGGGTTGTCGCCACGGTGGTCGGCATGGTCGCCCTGGAGTGGATCAACATGTGGCTGGCGCTGCCTATCACCATCTTGCTGACCCTGGGGCTGCTGCTGTTGCTGCCGGGCACCATCAAGACCAACATCAAGACCCAGTACGCCATCTTCCGTGACAAGCACACCTGGGCGATGACCGCCATCTACACCGCCACCTTCGGCTCCTTCATCGGCTTCTCCGCGGCCCTGCCCCTGTCCATCACCGTCATCTTCGGCAACATGATGGAAGTCGCCGCAGACGGCAGCATGACCCGAGTGGTCAACCCGGATGCCCCGAGCGCCCTGACCTGGGCCTGGATGGGGCCCTTTGTCGGCGCCCTGATTCGCCCGGTGGGCGGCTGGATTTCCGACAAGCTCGGCGGCGCCATCGTCACCCAGGTCATCTCGGTAATCATGGTGGCCGCCTCCGCGGCGGTGGGCTATGTGATGATGCTGGCCTACAACGCCACGGATCCGAACCAGTACTTCTGGATGTTCCTGTTGCTGTTCATCGTGCTGTTCGCCGCCAGCGGCATCGGCAACGGCTCCACCTTCCGCAGTATCGGCGTGATCTTCGACGTGCAGCAGAAGGGCCCGGTGCTGGGCTGGACCTCCGCCGTAGCCGCCTACGGCGCCTTCATCGCGCCCCGGGTGATGGGCGAGCAGATCAAGGCCGGCACCCCTGAAATGGCCATGTACGGCTTCGCCGTCTTCTACGCGGTGTGCCTGGTCATCAACTGGTGGTTCTATCTGCGCAAGGATGCCTACGTGAAGAATCCCTGATAGATGCCGCGTGACTTTTACCTTTGTTCTGGGCCCCCTGACGGGGCCCAAGTTTTTACAGTGAGCATCCAGTGAAAAAGCGCTACCTCCAAAGTGATAGCATCGAATTCATAAGAGGCAGGCGCCCGAATTACTTGACGTATATCAATATTCCTATGTCGGAGCATGAGAATCTGACAACGTCTTAGCCACTCCCAGTGAGGAGACCACCCATGAACCACCTCGAAGGGGTAACCCGGCCGCAACAGTACCGGGCCCTGTCTCTCAGTACCCTGGCGTTCACCACCTGCTTTGCGGTGTGGACGATCTTTTCCATCATCGGCGTACAGATCAAGCAGGATCTCGGCCTCAACGAAACCCAGTTCGGCATTCTGGTGGCCACGCCGATACTTACTGGCTCCATCAGCCGCATCTTCCTGGGGATCTGGACCGAGCAGCTCGGCGGTCGTCGGGTCTTCAGCGTGCTGATGCTGGTCACCGCCCTGTGCGTCTTCCTGCTTTCCTACGTCGAGTCCTACCTGATGTTTTTGGTGGCCGCCCTGGGCGTGGGCCTGGCCGGGGGTTCCTTCATCGTCGGTATCGCCTACACCTCCTACTGGTTCGAGAAGGAAAAACAGGGTACCGCCTTGGGCATCTTCGGCGCCGGCAACGCGGGAGCCGCGATCACCAATTTCGCCGCGCCCTTTCTGCTGCTGGCGGTAGGCTGGGAACAGACCGCGGTGGTCTATGCCATCGTGCTGACGATCATCGCGGTGATCTTCTGGGTCTTTACCAAGGAGGATCCGCTGACCCGCTCGCGGCGTGGTCAGGGTGGCAAGGCCACTTCTGCCCTGGCGCAGTTGCAGCCTCTCAAGCATGTCCAGGTATGGCGTTTCTCTCTCTACTACTTTTTCGTCTTCGGCGCCTTTGTCGCCCTGGCCTCCTACCTGCCCCGCTACTATGTAGGCGCCTACGAAGTAAGCATCGCCGTGGCTGGCACCCTGGCGGCGCTCTACACTCTCCCCGGCAGCGTATTTCGCGCCCTGGGCGGCTGGATGTCGGATCGCTACGGCGCCCGTGCGATCATGTACCTGACCTTCATCGCTTCGCTGATCTGCCTGTTTCTGCTGGCCTATCCCGAGACCAGTTACGTGGTGCAGGGCAAGGAAGGCGAGATCACCTTCACGCTGGCCATGCCGCTGTGGGGGGTGGTGGTGCTCACCGTGCTGCTGGGTTTCTTCATGTCCTTGGGCAAGGCGGCGGTGTACAAGCACATTCCGGTCTACTATCCCCAGAACGTGGGCTCCGTCGGCGGTCTGGTGGGCATGATCGGCGGCCTGGGGGGGTTCTTCCTGCCGATCCTGTTCGGTGCGGTGCTCGATCTCACCGGGGTCTGGACCAGTTCCTACATGGTGCTGTTCGTGCTGGTGGCGGTGTCGCTGATCTGGATGCACGGGGCGATCCGTCGCATGGAGCGTCAGCGGGTGCCGGAACTCAGCGAGGAGCGCTTCCGCTATCTGCCGGAGATCCAGGAGCCGGCAGCGAGTCACGCCAGGCAGCAGCAGGAGTTACGTCCCAAGCAGACTTGAAAAGGAAGGAAACGTCAGAACGACGCCGCCCTCGGGCGGCGTCATCATTTCACGGTAGGCTCTCAGTCCTCAGTGACATCCTCGATCCAGGTCATGGCGGCGACGGCGGCGGGAAAGCCCAGGGTTGGAATCGACAGCATCGCCACCTGCTTGAGTTCCTCGGCGCTGATGGACTCCCGACGAGCACGGCGCGCATGAGAATGCACCGCTCCTTCGGAACGTGCCCCCACCGCCAAGGCCAGCTTGACCAGGCGACGAGTCCGCTCGTCCAGAGGGCCGGCATTGGCACAGGCTTCGCCCAGCTGCGCGTAGGCCTGCCAGATGTCGGGATACTGCTCGGCCACTTCGCCGGCACCGGAAGGCAGTTGTTCGTGACTCATATGACATTTCCTTCTCTGCTGTGTATGAAAGCGTGTCTACCCGACTATACCCCAGCTTAAGCCAGCCAGGACCAGGGAGCATGACGCACCGCCGCACCAATGATATAGACGAAGATGACGATGGCGACAATCGCCGCCAGACCGCGGGTCCTGGGCGTCTTGCCGCGCTTGATGGCAATGGTGCCCACCAGGATATAAAGCAGCAACCCCAGCAGCTTGGCGGCGAGCCAGGGCGCTCGCCAGGGCCAGGCCTGCAGCAGCACCATCAGCCACACCCCAAGCCCCAGCAGCGCGGTGTCGATGACATGCGGGGCCACCCTGACCCAGGGACGCTGCAGCTGCGGCGATTCCCGCACGCTCCACCAGGCGCGTACCGTGAAGAATGTGATGCTCAGCAGCGCGGCGATAACGTGCAAATGCTTGACGAGAATATAACTCATGAACTTTACCTTGAATCAGGTCAGGGCCTGGCGCGGAAATACGTAATAGGATGCTCGCTCAATCATCGCCATCTGCTGCGCGGGATCAACCCGTCATCGAAAAAAAGGAAAGCGTATTATGGAGTTTGCTCTGGCCCGGGTCATTCACGTGCTCGCCGTCGTGCTATGGATCGGCGGCGTGGCCATGGTCACCACCGTACTGCTGCCGGCGGTCAAACGCCTGAAAGTCCCCGAGGAACGGGTGGAATTCTTCGAAAAACTCGAGGCGCGCTTCGCCTGGCAGTCGCGCATTACCACGCTGCTTGCCGGCCTGAGCGGTTTCTACATGCTGCACGTCATCGGCTGGGAGCGCCTGATCCTGCCCGGCTACTGGTGGCTGCACGCGATGATCGGCGTCTGGCTGCTCTTTACCCTGATGCTGTTCGTGTTCGAACCGCTGTTTCTGCACCGCTGGTTTCACCAGCGCGCGATCAAAGCCCCGGAAGCCACCTTCCGACTGATCCAGACGATGCACTGGATCCTGCTCGGCATCAGCCTGATCACCATTGCCGGCGCCGTGGCAGGTAGCCATGGATGGCTGTGGTGGTAGGGTTGAAAAACGATGCCCCAATCAACGGCTTCACTCAGTGAACAAATCAGCATGGGTCCCGGTTCTAGCCAGTTGTGACTCATTACCTTCGATGCGATAGATCAGTAACCAGTCAGGCTCGATATGGGCATCCCGATAGCTTTTCCAATTTCCTCGCAAGGGATGATCAAGATAAGTCTCCGGCAAAGGCTTTTGCTCGATCAGCAACCCAAGCAATCGGCGTAACTTGGTCATGTCCTTGTTGCGCTTTTTAACGCGCTTCACGTCACGCTTGAATTGGCTGGAGCGAACCGGCACCAGCATCAGATATTTAGATCCTTGAACAGGGTCTCGGCATCATCGAAACGCTTTCCCTTGCCACTCTCCAACTCTTCCATCGCCTTGGCCGTGGTGGCGCTTGGCACCTGCACGGTAAAAGGCAGGCGTTTTTCCTCGGCGATTCTCAGCATCAACAATCGAATGGCATCGGAGACGGACAGCCCCATGGCGTCAAGCGCCTCGGTGGCCTTGGCTTTCGTCTCACTGTCGATGCGGGCTCTGACAACGGTATCGGTACTCATGGGCGGCTCCTTTATTGTGTAGCTTTATTGTAGCTACACTTTAGTCTTTCCGCCAAAGCCCCTCGTTCAATAATCCTCAGCCATCCTTGCCATCCACCCGAGCGGTGAGTAAAGGTTTGGTATAGAGCATCACGAATACCGCGTAGGCAAGACACCAGAGCAGGATGCTCAGACTCAGCATCCAGTGAGTGACCTGGGGCAACAGGGCGGGAATCAGCGCGCGAGACACGGCGGCGGCCAGCATCAGACCGAGCGCCAGGCCGATGCCGGGCAGGGTTTCGATAGGCCGGCCGGTATGGCCGAGAGACACCCGTGAAATCATCGCAAGAATCATGGTGCCCATGCCGCCGACGGTCAGTGCATGAATCCCCAGGCTGGCGGGCAATAGCCCCAGGGCCGCGAAGCCGAACAGGATAAAGCCTAGTGCCACGAAGCCATAGCTGCCATGCAAGCCCCAAAGCAACGGCTCCCCCCAGGTACGCCACCCTTCCCAGCGCGCCAGGCGCCAGAAATTGGCAACTCCTGCCGTCAGGGCGACGACGGCAACGACGACGCCTGGCAAGGCGAGCCCCACCACCGCCAGCAGCTCAATCCCTATCAGCGCCGCCACGGAGCTGATCGCCAGTCTTTCCAGCGCCGGAAGCGGCGCGGGTTTCTGCCGTTTCAGGCGCAGCGAGGTAAAGAAAGGAATGACCCGACCACCGAGAATGACCATCAGCATGCCGAACAGGAGTACCGCCAGATAGGCCCCCTGGCGTACCAGTTCGCCATCCGCCCGATTGAGCCCCCAATGCATCAGCGCGTTGGCGATGACCAGCAGACTCAGTACCGGCAGAAAGATCAGATTGCGCCACTGCTTGACGCGAATCACCAGTCGCGCCATGACCAGCGCCACCAAAGGCAGGAAGGCCAGATCCACCAAGGCGATAAGCCAGGGCGCCGGGCTGCCCAGAGCGTCGGGAAATGCCAGCAGCAGGCGCCCGACCAGCCATACCGCGACCAGACCCAGCAGCGGCCAGCCCTTGATGCTGGGCTGACCGGTCCAGTTCTGCACCGCGGTGAGCAGAAAACCGCTGACTATGGCGGCGACGAAGCCGAACAGCATCTCGTGCTGATGCCACCACAGCATGCCGCCCACCGGCTCGATCAGCAGCGTTCCGTGCCAGAAACCGCCCCAGGCCAGCATGGCCAGCAGACTAAACAGGACGCCGAACAGAAACAGCGGTCGAAACGCCAGCCGCCATAGCGGCATGACCTGGGTAAGACGAATTGACAAGGACAAGCTGCGCTCCGTGGCCATGGCGACGAATCCTCAAATAACGGCGGCTCAGGCCGCGCTCAGGGGCTGCGACGGCCCGAAGTGTTCGTAATGACGGTGCTCTTGGGGAACGTTCAATGCCGCCAAGGCGTCGTTTACCGCGGTCATGAAGCCCTGGGGCCCGACGAAATAGCACTGCGCCTGCTCTTCCGGCAGGTATCGCGCCAGCAGCTCGCGGTCGATCCACCCGATATGCACCTCGGTTGCATCTTCCATGCCGCGCTCGTAGAGGGTGACGCTGGTCAGCTGCCGGGGATAGCGCTGTTCGAGCGCCTGCAGCTCGTCGCCGAAGGCATGCTGATCCTGTTCCTGGGCAGCGTGCAGATAGACCACCTGACGACCTTGTTCCAGGGCATGCTGGGCCAGAGGCAGCATGGGGGTCTGGCCGACGCCGCCGCTGATCAGCATCACCGGGGCGTCGCTTTCATCGAGTACGAGTTCCCCGGCGGGAGGCAGCAGGTTCAGGGTATCGCCGACCCGCAGGGTATCGTGCAGGTGGCGGCTCGCCTTGCCCTGCAGCTCGCGCTTGATGGATAAGCGATACGTCTTCCCATTGGGGAAACCGGACAGGCTGTAATGACGATAGGTGGACTCGCCATCGATCACCAGGTGTACACCGATGAACTGCCCCGGTTCGAAATCCGCCACCGTGCCGCCGTCTTCCGGGGCCAGCACGAAGGAGGTGATGACCGAGCTTTCCGGGGTCTTCTCTACGATGCGGAAAGCGCGTTCGCCCTGCCAGCCGCCGGGGCGCTTGGCGAACTCGTGATATCGCTTGGCTTCCAGTTCGGTCAGAAGCCCCGCTAGCTCTTCATAGAGCGCGCCCCAAGCATCGGCGATCTCCGGGGTCACCGCATCGCCCAGGACTTCCGCCACCGCCGCCAAAAGGCACTCGCCGACGATGGGATACTGATCCGGGCGAATATTCAGCGACACATGCTTTTCCACCACCGTGGCCAGGGTCGCCTTGACCTTCTCCGGCTCCTTGCGCAGCTGCACGTAGGCCAGTACTGCGCCGGCCAACACACGAGGCTGGCCGCCATCCGCCTGATGCGCCTGATTGAACAACGGCTTGATTTCCGGATAGCGCTCGAACATCAAGGGATAGAAGCGCTGAGTGATGGTATCCAGATGTTCCGCCACCAGCGGCGCGGTGGCTTCGATCAGTTGCTCTTGCTTGGCTGTCAGCATGGGAATTCCTCAGGGGTTGAGTTCGATTTATATGATGCTTTTTATATGCATCTTATTATACCCGAACTAGGTGAAATAGTGTCTAGCAGACAAACTGTCGCAGTGTTTCTGCCGAAGATTCCGACAATCATGACTTCTCTTGACGTCTTTCTGCTCTACAAGACGTTTCCTTGGGCTGACCGTATAGGGCCTATCGATCCGGCAAGCTGTCCTTGGGTACCGTCACTTGGGCGGAACCAATACCGGGTCCAGATTTCCCCGGCAGCTGATAGCGAAGATCCACAAAGCGCACGATCCAGCCGTCCACGCTTTCTTCCACTTCCCAATAGGGATAACGCATCCAGTTGACGAAACCGCGGATCGTCGCCGACTCCAGGGCCGCCTGCACGATAGAATCGGGTGCCCCACGCGGCAGCTCAAGGGTTTTTCCATTCGCCTCGACGACCCGGTAGAAAGTGTCATGGACCAGCACGATACGATGCGAGAACGGCTGTCCGGCCAAGGGGTTGGCCTGAACCTCCCGTGGCGTCGCGAAGCGCTCCGCCGCCAGATTTTCCGCCAGCCGCGCCGCGCCATAGGCTGCGCACGCATAGATGACCAGCGCTACCACACCGACGCGCGCCACCAGTCGTCCCAAGTCTCGGGCATGGTTGCGCCAGCGCAGTATCGCAAGCGCCGCCAGCGCGGCGCACCAGAGCAGCTTGCCCTCCAGGGGGACATGGCCGGTGCCCAGCACGAGCAGGCTGGCAAGCATTGCCAGTATCAGCCAGCCGGCCATGGCCCCATGACGCTTCGAGCGGGCCAGAAACACTCCTGCCGCGGTCAACAGCCATACCCACGGATCGATGATGAACAGCGTATCGCCATAGAACCAGCGCCCCTCGAAAGGCATGAGCAGGCGCACGCCGTAGGTATTCAGCCAGTCCAGCAGCGGATGCGTCCATACCGCCAGAAAACTGAGCCCAAGCACCACGCCCGGGCGAAACGGCGGCGCTTCGGGATTCGAGGATCGACGCCAGCGATGCCAGAGCCAGATGGCGCAGGCCAATAGCAGCGGCAATACGATAAGCGCGAGGATGCCGTGGCTCCAGCCGCGGCGAAAATACAACGAGGCGTCTTCCCCCCACAGGTGCGCGATCACATCGATATCCGGCAGGTTGGCGCCGATCAGCAGGGTTGGAGTAGCGTAGCGAGTCAAACGCTTGAGACCGGTCTCCGCCAGAACCGCGCCAACGAGGGTATGTGCGACTGGATCCATGGATATCCTTGCAGATGGAATAAAAGGCTTGGCGAACCACCGGTTGCACAACATGAATAATCACGGTGTCGATGATCGAACCTTGGCATTTTTCAGCTTCAGTTATTACCGGGTGAGCCAAATAACGGTATTATTCGGCTCATGGAGTGAGCCGAATAGACTGCCTAATCGGCCCAAATCATAAGGTATCAATAAACGGCGATGACAACCTGGATCTGGCAACAACCGGACTGGCCGCGCTTCACCTGGCAATCAAGCGAGGTACAACCGCACCTTCAGACTTGCTGGCGAAACCTGGGCATTCTGTTGGGGCGTGCGGGGGTCTTTGCCGGCAATACCGAGGAGAGCGAAACAGCCGCTGCCTTGGATGCCTTGTTGCAGAATATCCTTACTTCATCCGCTATCGAGGGGGAACGGCTCAACGTGGCTTCGGTTCGCTCATCTCTGGCACGGCGCCTCGGGATAGAGGAAGAAAAGGCCTCCTCGTCACCCCGCTCGGAAGGTCTGGCGGATCTGATGTTCGATGCCGTGGGGCAACCGGATACGCCTCTGACGCCCGAGCGACTTTTCCAGTGGCATCGCTGGCTGTTTCCCGAAACCGAGGCCTCTCTTGTGACGTTGCGTCTCGGCGAGTGGCGAGGCGTAGAGCCAATGCAGGTCGTTTCTGGGCGGATCGATCGTCCGAACGTGCATTTCGAAGCGCCACCGCGTAATCGACTGGAAGCGGAGATGGACGCCTTCCTTCAATGGTTCGAGTCCAGCCGCCAGGATCGAGCATTGGATCCGCTGTTGCGCGCCGGTCTGGCGCACTTCTGGTTCGTCACGCTTCATCCCTTCGAAGACGGTAACGGCCGAATTGCACGAGCTATCGCCGATCGAGCACTGGCTCAAGCGGATCGACATAGCATTCGCCTTTATGCCATGTCCTCTGCCATTCTCGCGCAGCGAAAGGACTACTATCATCGTCTCGAGGCCAGTCAGAAAGGCACTCTCGACGTCACCGACTGGCTGGTGTGGTTCCTGAAAACTCTAAATGTTACGCTCAAGAACGCCTTGGATCACATCGAGCGCACGTTGAACAAGGCACGCTTCTGGCAGCGATTCGGAGACGCCGATCTACGACCGGAACAGGTCAAGGTACTCAATCGTTTACTGGACGGCGGCGAACGCGGTTTCGAGCAGGGTATCAGCGCGTCTCAGTACCAGAAGGTCGCCAAGGTAAGCAAGGCAACCGCCACTCGACACCTGGCGAATCTGCTGGAGCAAGGCTGCATCGTGAAGCTGCCTGGCGGCGGTCGAAGTACGCGGTATCAGGTAGCCAAACGGTCGTTGGTCGATTAGGTACCATCTCTCCCCACCGCCAGTCGCTTTCAGCTTTACATCAGCTTATCCAAGGTGATCGGCAGATCCCGCGCGCGCTTGCCGGTGGCGTGATGGATCGCGTTGCCGATGGCGGCGGCGATGCCGGTCAGGCCGATCTCCCCTATCCCGCGGGCACCGAACTCGTTGAAGGCGTAGTCCGGGTTGTCGAGCAGTTCCACGTCAATATCTGGCATGTCCGCATGACAAGGCACGATGTAGTCCGCGTAGTTGTTGTTGATCAGTCGCGCGTCTCGCGGATCGTAGTCGAGCTTTTCGGTCAGGGCCATGCCGATGCCCATGACGATGCTGCCCTCGACCTGGTTGCGCGCCGCGGAGGGGTTGATCGCCCGACCGATATCGATACTGCTGACTACCCGCGCTACTCGGATACGCGAGATACCCGGGTCCCAGCGCATTTCGACGAAATGCGCGCCGAAGGAACGAAAGCTGTACTGCCCTTTTTCATCTCCCGGTGCGGCCTGGCCTTCACCATTGACGCTGCCGAGCTTCTGCCCGTCTAGAACCTCGCCAAAGCTGACCCGCTTGCCTTGCTTGTCCATCAGGGCCCCGCCTTCGACCTCGAGGCTTTCCGGATCGCTGCCTTCAAACGCGCCCCCTTCGCCGATGGCGACTTCCTTCAAGGCATCGAAGGCATCGCGCAGCGCCGCGGCTACCGCGGGCAAGGCAGTGGCGGTCACCATGGAACCACCGGAGAGCGGTCCTGCTGGCAAGCTGGATTCTCCCAGACGTACCTCGATGTCCTTGAGGGGCACGCCGGAGAGCTCCGCCACGGTCTGCGCCACGACGGTATAGGTGCCGGTGCCGATATCCTGGGTGCCGCAGGCGGCCAGCACGCTGCCGTCCGCTCGCAGTTCGACCCGGGCGCTACAGGGCATGCGCATGGCGGGCCAGGAACTGGTCGCCATGCCCCAGCCGAGGATCTCGTCCCCATCGCGCATGGCCCCCGGGGTGGGGTCGCGCTTTTCCCAGCCGAAGCGTTTGGCAGCGCTGGCATAGCAGTCGTCCAGATGCTTGCTGGACCAGGGCAGTCCACTTGCCGGATCCTTTTCCGCATGGTTACGCCGACGCAGCTCGAGCGGGTCCATGTCCAGAGCGATGGCCAGCTCGTCCATGGCGGTTTCCAGGGCGTAAATACCCGAGGTCTCTCCCGGCCCGCGCATGGGGCATGGAGTGCCATGATTCACCTCCAGCAGGCGCTGACTGATCGCCACGTTGTCGCAGGCGTACAGGCTCGGGGTCGCCGTGCCAACAGAATCCATATAGCGATGAACGAAAGAGGTTTCCGTGGTGCTGTCGTGACGGATCGACAGCAGCTTGCCGTCACGCGCCGCAGCCAAGCGCAGCCGCTGACGGGATGCCGGGCGGTTGCCACCGCTTTCCATGTCCTGCTGGCGCGGCAGGATGGTCTTGACCGGCCGTTTCAGCATCTGGGCGGCACCGGCGGTGGCCACCGCGTGGGGCCACATGAACAGCTTGTTGCCAAAGCCCGAGCCGATGTAGTGGGAGATCACCTCGACGCTCTCGTCAGGCAGGCCGAAGATGCGCGCCATGGCCTTGTGCTGATAGACGACCCCCTGGCTCGATTCATGCACGATCAGCCGCTCGTCTCGCCACTCGGCGAGCGTTGCGTGCATCTCCATCTGCATATGGCTTTCGGCGGCGATATGGTAGGTGTGATCGACCCTGACCGGCGCCTTGTCGAAAGCGTTGTCAGGATCGCCACGAGAGACGCCTTGGGATTCGAGTAAATCGCCTTCCTGGTCCGTGTCGAGCAGGCTCGCCCTTGCCCCTTCCTCCTGTCGATAGTCCGCCCGCACTGCGTAAGCCGCGGCCCGAGCCTGCTCGAAGGTTTCCGCCACCACCAGGGCGATATATTGACCGTCGTAGTAGATGCGTTCGTCCTCGAAGGGCAAGCGCACTTCGCTGACCTGATCCTGATGCGCCGAACTGCTGGGGGATCGATACAGGGCGGGAAAATGCCCGTGGTGGAAGATATCCACGACCCCGGGCATGGCTCGCGCGGTGTCCAGATGCAGCGTTTCCAGCACGCCATGAGCGATGCTCGCCGGCACCGGATAGCCATAAAGCATATCCTGTGCCCGCCAGTCGACGGTGTAGTCGGCTTGGCCCGTCAACTTGAACTCGCCGTCCACTCGGGGGGTGCGATGACCGATGACCTTCGTATCCATGCTGGAAATCCTTTAGCTATC
This window encodes:
- a CDS encoding metal-dependent hydrolase, translated to MDPVAHTLVGAVLAETGLKRLTRYATPTLLIGANLPDIDVIAHLWGEDASLYFRRGWSHGILALIVLPLLLACAIWLWHRWRRSSNPEAPPFRPGVVLGLSFLAVWTHPLLDWLNTYGVRLLMPFEGRWFYGDTLFIIDPWVWLLTAAGVFLARSKRHGAMAGWLILAMLASLLVLGTGHVPLEGKLLWCAALAALAILRWRNHARDLGRLVARVGVVALVIYACAAYGAARLAENLAAERFATPREVQANPLAGQPFSHRIVLVHDTFYRVVEANGKTLELPRGAPDSIVQAALESATIRGFVNWMRYPYWEVEESVDGWIVRFVDLRYQLPGKSGPGIGSAQVTVPKDSLPDR
- the hmpA gene encoding NO-inducible flavohemoprotein translates to MLTAKQEQLIEATAPLVAEHLDTITQRFYPLMFERYPEIKPLFNQAHQADGGQPRVLAGAVLAYVQLRKEPEKVKATLATVVEKHVSLNIRPDQYPIVGECLLAAVAEVLGDAVTPEIADAWGALYEELAGLLTELEAKRYHEFAKRPGGWQGERAFRIVEKTPESSVITSFVLAPEDGGTVADFEPGQFIGVHLVIDGESTYRHYSLSGFPNGKTYRLSIKRELQGKASRHLHDTLRVGDTLNLLPPAGELVLDESDAPVMLISGGVGQTPMLPLAQHALEQGRQVVYLHAAQEQDQHAFGDELQALEQRYPRQLTSVTLYERGMEDATEVHIGWIDRELLARYLPEEQAQCYFVGPQGFMTAVNDALAALNVPQEHRHYEHFGPSQPLSAA
- a CDS encoding NnrS family protein is translated as MSLSIRLTQVMPLWRLAFRPLFLFGVLFSLLAMLAWGGFWHGTLLIEPVGGMLWWHQHEMLFGFVAAIVSGFLLTAVQNWTGQPSIKGWPLLGLVAVWLVGRLLLAFPDALGSPAPWLIALVDLAFLPLVALVMARLVIRVKQWRNLIFLPVLSLLVIANALMHWGLNRADGELVRQGAYLAVLLFGMLMVILGGRVIPFFTSLRLKRQKPAPLPALERLAISSVAALIGIELLAVVGLALPGVVVAVVALTAGVANFWRLARWEGWRTWGEPLLWGLHGSYGFVALGFILFGFAALGLLPASLGIHALTVGGMGTMILAMISRVSLGHTGRPIETLPGIGLALGLMLAAAVSRALIPALLPQVTHWMLSLSILLWCLAYAVFVMLYTKPLLTARVDGKDG
- a CDS encoding Fic family protein, with product MTTWIWQQPDWPRFTWQSSEVQPHLQTCWRNLGILLGRAGVFAGNTEESETAAALDALLQNILTSSAIEGERLNVASVRSSLARRLGIEEEKASSSPRSEGLADLMFDAVGQPDTPLTPERLFQWHRWLFPETEASLVTLRLGEWRGVEPMQVVSGRIDRPNVHFEAPPRNRLEAEMDAFLQWFESSRQDRALDPLLRAGLAHFWFVTLHPFEDGNGRIARAIADRALAQADRHSIRLYAMSSAILAQRKDYYHRLEASQKGTLDVTDWLVWFLKTLNVTLKNALDHIERTLNKARFWQRFGDADLRPEQVKVLNRLLDGGERGFEQGISASQYQKVAKVSKATATRHLANLLEQGCIVKLPGGGRSTRYQVAKRSLVD